A genome region from Roseofilum capinflatum BLCC-M114 includes the following:
- a CDS encoding protochlorophyllide reductase, with amino-acid sequence MGQKRNLTAIITGASSGVGLYATQAMAKREDWHVIMACRNLEKAEAAARELEIPKDAYTVMHLDLADLQSVRNFVNAFHESKRALDVLLCNAAVYLPLLKEPQRSVDGYEVSVATNHLGHFLLCNLLLDDLIQSKFSNRRLIILGTVTANTKELGGKIPIPAPPDLGDMKGLEQGFKAPISMIDGKKFKSGKAYKDSKLCNMLITRELHRRYYESTDIVFNSLYPGCVADTPLFRNHYPLFRTIFPLFQKNITGGYVSQELAGERVADVMAEPEYQQSGVHWSWGNRQKEGRKAFAQELSAEGSDVEKAKRLWELSEKLVGLS; translated from the coding sequence ATGGGACAAAAACGTAACTTAACTGCAATCATCACAGGCGCATCCTCTGGAGTCGGCTTATATGCAACTCAAGCGATGGCCAAGCGAGAGGACTGGCATGTTATCATGGCTTGCCGCAACCTAGAGAAGGCAGAAGCGGCGGCTAGAGAGCTAGAAATTCCCAAGGATGCGTATACAGTTATGCATTTAGATTTGGCAGACTTACAGAGCGTGCGTAACTTTGTCAATGCCTTTCATGAGAGCAAACGCGCTCTAGATGTGTTGCTGTGCAATGCAGCCGTGTATCTACCGTTACTCAAGGAACCCCAGCGATCGGTAGATGGCTATGAGGTGAGTGTCGCGACGAACCACCTGGGTCATTTTCTGTTATGCAACCTGCTCTTAGACGATCTGATTCAGTCTAAATTTTCCAATCGCCGTCTGATTATCCTGGGAACAGTCACGGCAAATACGAAAGAATTGGGCGGTAAAATTCCTATTCCTGCACCTCCAGATTTAGGGGATATGAAAGGATTGGAACAAGGGTTTAAAGCGCCGATTTCCATGATTGATGGCAAGAAATTCAAGTCAGGTAAAGCGTACAAAGATAGCAAACTTTGTAATATGCTGATTACCCGTGAGCTTCATCGCCGCTATTATGAATCGACGGACATTGTATTTAATTCGCTCTATCCGGGATGTGTGGCGGATACGCCCCTATTCCGCAACCATTATCCTCTCTTCCGGACAATTTTCCCCCTCTTCCAAAAGAATATTACCGGTGGCTATGTTTCCCAAGAATTAGCGGGAGAACGGGTTGCTGACGTGATGGCAGAGCCAGAATATCAGCAATCTGGAGTCCATTGGAGTTGGGGAAACCGGCAAAAAGAAGGCCGCAAAGCGTTCGCGCAGGAACTTTCAGCCGAAGGAAGTGATGTGGAAAAGGCGAAACGTCTATGGGAGTTGAGTGAAAAGCTAGTGGGACTCTCTTAA